A single region of the Raphanus sativus cultivar WK10039 chromosome 1, ASM80110v3, whole genome shotgun sequence genome encodes:
- the LOC108851941 gene encoding cyclin-dependent kinase inhibitor 7, translating to MNEMSERETSFEGSNIKRMRLDDDDSDVSRSPERTVSSSSSSSLAYSASDSEEEAHQSSSCSSSDTRLPFLDLEGRHHQISETEISSSLITINFRTQGETAEMDSATTTTMETERRDGQKTEKKEKTPTQAELDDFFSAAERRQQKRFTDKYNYDIVNDTPLEGRYEWVSLKP from the exons atgaACGAGATGAGCGAGAGAGAGACTAGTTTCGAAGGTTCAAACATCAAGAGGATGAGACTCGATGACGATGACTCAGATGTTTCACGCTCACCGGAGAGGacggtttcttcttcttcttcttcttctctggctTATTCTGCCTCGGATTCTGAAGAAGAGGCTCATCAGAGCTCAAGCTGTTCTAGCAGCGATACTCGTCTGCCATTTTTAGATCTCgag GGTCGTCATCACCAAATCTCCGAAACCGAAATATCGTCGTCATTAATCACCATCAATTTCAG AACCCAAGGAGAAACAGCTGAGATGGACTCTGCGACGACGACGACCATGGAGACGGAGAGGAGAGACGGACAAAAGacagagaagaaggagaaaacGCCGACGCAGGCTGAGCTTGACGACTTCTTCTCGGCGGCGGAGAGACGCCAACAGAAACGATTCACGGACAA GTACAACTACGACATCGTGAATGATACGCCGCTTGAAGGTCGTTACGAGTGGGTTAGTCTGAAGCCGTAA